In the Agromyces flavus genome, ACCACGCCGAGACCGAACCCGAGGAGGCGGCGGATCGACGTCTGCTTCGCGGGCACCGGTTCGAGGGCGGCCCGCTCGAGCACGTTGCGCTTCATCGATACGAGGAGGCGCGTCAGGTCGTCCCCAGTGGGAGGTCGAGTCTTCATTCGAGGGTCACCGCCTTCTTCAATCGGGCCCGGCTTCGGGACACGCGTTGCTTGATTGCGCCGACGCTGAGGTCCAGCCGCTTCGCCGCCTCGGCGTAGGACACGCCTTCGACCAGGCAGAGCTCGCACACCTGCCGGTCGATCGGTTCGAGTCGTTCGATCTCGTCGAGGACCCAGCGCAGGTCGTCCCGCGCCGCTTCCGCATCGTGATACTCGCGGACGACGTCGGAGCGGCGTGCCGTGTCGTCGAACTGCTCCGCCCGATTGCGGGCCGCCTTCCTGACGGCGTTCAATCCGAAGTTGCGGCACGTGACGAGGAGCCACGGCAGCAGCGACGTCTCGACGAGAATGATGTCGGCTGCCTTGCGCCAC is a window encoding:
- a CDS encoding RNA polymerase sigma factor, with the translated sequence MHVNEGTGTDAELLQRVASGDQRALAAVFDRHAPAVMRYAWALAPGRMDVEEIVQDTFLTLWRKAADIILVETSLLPWLLVTCRNFGLNAVRKAARNRAEQFDDTARRSDVVREYHDAEAARDDLRWVLDEIERLEPIDRQVCELCLVEGVSYAEAAKRLDLSVGAIKQRVSRSRARLKKAVTLE